In Thermodesulfitimonas autotrophica, the following proteins share a genomic window:
- the glyQ gene encoding glycine--tRNA ligase subunit alpha: protein MNFQELILTLDHFWAKQGCVIQQPYDIEKGAGTMNPATFFRVLGPEPWRVAYVEPSRRPTDGRYGENPNRLQHYYQYQVILKPSPDDVIEVYLASLRSLGIDPLQHDIRFVEDNWESPTLGAWGLGWEVWLDGMEITQFTYFQQCGGYDLHPVSAEITYGLERIAIFLQGVESVFDIVWTDGITYGDIHHRGEVEHSRYNFEVADTDFLFASFEAFEKEARRVLEAQLVLPAYDYVLKCSHTFNLLDARGAISVTERTAFIHRIRALARACARAYLTQREAMGYPLLKRGKS from the coding sequence GTGAATTTTCAGGAGCTCATCTTAACGCTTGACCACTTCTGGGCAAAGCAGGGCTGTGTCATCCAGCAGCCCTACGATATTGAAAAAGGGGCGGGGACAATGAACCCGGCTACCTTCTTCCGAGTCCTCGGCCCCGAACCGTGGCGGGTCGCCTACGTTGAGCCTTCACGGCGGCCAACCGACGGCCGGTACGGGGAAAATCCCAACCGTCTCCAGCACTACTATCAATACCAAGTGATCCTCAAACCTTCGCCCGACGACGTGATCGAGGTTTACCTCGCCAGCCTCCGCTCTTTAGGCATAGACCCGCTGCAGCACGACATCCGCTTCGTCGAAGACAACTGGGAATCACCTACCCTCGGTGCCTGGGGACTTGGCTGGGAGGTGTGGCTTGACGGGATGGAGATAACGCAGTTCACCTATTTCCAGCAGTGCGGCGGCTACGACCTCCACCCCGTTTCGGCAGAGATAACGTACGGGCTCGAACGCATCGCCATCTTCCTGCAAGGTGTGGAGAGCGTCTTCGACATCGTCTGGACCGACGGAATCACCTATGGCGACATCCACCACCGGGGCGAGGTGGAGCACTCCCGGTACAACTTCGAGGTCGCGGATACCGACTTTCTCTTCGCCAGCTTTGAAGCCTTTGAAAAAGAAGCGCGGCGCGTTCTGGAGGCGCAACTCGTGCTTCCGGCTTACGATTACGTGCTGAAGTGTTCCCACACCTTCAACCTGCTCGACGCGCGGGGGGCGATCAGCGTGACCGAACGTACCGCGTTCATCCACCGGATCCGCGCCCTGGCCAGGGCCTGCGCGCGAGCCTACCTTACCCAGCGGGAAGCCATGGGCTACCCGCTTTTAAAGAGGGGGAAATCCTGA
- the recO gene encoding DNA repair protein RecO, whose protein sequence is MKFFQAEAVVLKSRPHKEADRIITFFSREYGKLRAVSYGSARPTSRKRGAVQPFCRSRFYLVRGQEVHRIDQVELLERFPAIEQDLALFGVAAYLAELVDAFTGEEAPNPKLYDIFLRSLRLLGKAGAALLTRAFELRLLILTGFGPELGVCTLCRQTLPPGERIAFSPQTGGVLCPSCKGEGPTIEVGPGTLKALRHLAAGPFEQVLTVKVAPVIERELYAILAETVAFHLGYRPQALSFLDRLGS, encoded by the coding sequence ATGAAATTCTTCCAAGCCGAAGCGGTCGTCCTCAAATCCCGCCCGCACAAAGAGGCAGACCGGATCATTACTTTTTTCTCCCGCGAGTACGGTAAGCTCCGGGCGGTAAGTTACGGAAGCGCCCGGCCCACCAGCCGGAAGCGCGGTGCCGTCCAGCCTTTTTGCCGGTCGCGTTTTTACTTGGTCCGCGGGCAAGAGGTACACCGCATCGATCAGGTAGAGCTCTTAGAGCGTTTCCCCGCCATCGAGCAGGATCTGGCGCTCTTCGGCGTCGCCGCCTACCTCGCCGAGTTGGTGGATGCCTTCACCGGCGAAGAAGCGCCCAACCCTAAGCTTTACGACATTTTTCTACGCTCCCTGCGTCTTTTAGGGAAGGCCGGGGCCGCGCTCCTCACCCGTGCCTTTGAACTCCGCCTCCTGATCCTGACGGGCTTCGGGCCCGAGCTCGGGGTCTGCACGTTGTGCCGGCAAACCCTTCCGCCCGGAGAAAGAATCGCCTTTAGCCCCCAAACCGGCGGCGTGCTCTGTCCGTCCTGCAAAGGAGAAGGTCCCACCATCGAAGTCGGTCCCGGAACACTTAAAGCCCTGCGCCACCTCGCCGCCGGCCCTTTCGAACAAGTTCTCACCGTGAAAGTGGCGCCGGTCATCGAACGGGAGCTCTACGCCATCCTCGCGGAAACGGTGGCTTTCCACCTCGGTTACCGGCCACAGGCGCTCTCTTTTCTCGACCGGCTCGGCAGTTAA
- a CDS encoding helix-turn-helix transcriptional regulator yields MLVCCLGKGGVFLELTQRQQTILGIVKSEGPITSEQIADRLKLTRATLRSDLAILTMAGLIEARPRVGYYYSGKSPHEVVAAKIRRFKVGELQSRPVVVGEATSIHDAIITLFLEDVGTLFVAREGGILEGVVSRKDLLKIAFGTGDIRNLPVGVIMTRMPNIITTSPEEPAWEAARKLVLHEVDALPVVEPVADNKNELRVVGRFSKTTVARLFVEIGERR; encoded by the coding sequence TTGCTGGTTTGCTGTTTAGGAAAAGGGGGGGTCTTCCTGGAGCTGACCCAGCGGCAGCAAACCATCCTGGGAATTGTAAAGTCCGAAGGACCGATAACCAGCGAACAGATTGCCGACCGTTTAAAGCTCACCCGGGCCACCCTACGCTCCGACCTCGCCATTCTTACCATGGCGGGGCTCATTGAGGCACGGCCGCGGGTGGGTTATTATTACAGCGGCAAGTCGCCGCACGAAGTAGTAGCGGCCAAAATTCGCCGCTTCAAGGTCGGTGAACTGCAGTCCCGGCCGGTGGTAGTTGGCGAAGCAACCTCGATTCACGACGCGATCATCACCCTTTTCCTGGAGGACGTAGGTACCCTCTTTGTTGCCCGCGAAGGAGGAATCCTGGAGGGAGTGGTTTCGCGGAAGGACCTTCTTAAAATAGCTTTCGGCACCGGAGACATCCGCAACCTACCGGTAGGCGTCATCATGACCCGCATGCCGAACATCATCACCACTTCACCTGAGGAGCCCGCGTGGGAAGCCGCCCGGAAATTGGTGCTCCACGAGGTGGACGCCCTTCCGGTGGTCGAGCCCGTCGCCGACAACAAAAACGAACTGCGCGTAGTGGGCCGGTTTAGCAAAACAACAGTGGCCCGGCTCTTTGTAGAAATAGGAGAAAGGCGGTAG
- the glyS gene encoding glycine--tRNA ligase subunit beta, with translation MVQDFLLEIGTEEIPARFLPGTLVELREKAVSLLNEARLPHGPVRSYGTPRRLVLLVEQVASKQETAVEEIKGPPLSAAYDASGQPTKAALGFARSQGVPVEKLVVRQVGKTAYLFAVKEKPGREATVVLAELCPRLIRSLSFQKPMRWGDKELRFVRPIRWLVALYGDTVVAFSLDGLESGRVSQGHRFLSAGPVCIANPAEYFTRMEAARVIVDSAVRQRLISEQIERLAAAEGGVVPPDAELLEEVVNLVEHPTAFCGTFPEKYLELPRAVLVTVMREHQRFFPVCDRDGRLLPRFIAVHNSAPEHTATIRRGNEQVLRARLADAAFFYREDLATPLADRIEGLKKVVYQEELGTLYDKTERLCALVAHLAGAAGLGHDDRAALFRAAYLAKADLLTNMVYEFPELQGVMGQEYARKNGEPEAVAVALYEQYLPRFAGDSLPQTAAGRLLSIADKLDNLVGCFGLGLIPTGSQDPYALRRQALGICQIIIAGKLHLSFRAMVDLAYREYGGKLKNEPAQVFAELADFFKQRLRGIFGERGIAPEVTEAVLAAGIDDLYAAYLRAAALHEFRRDRRFGDLYTAYTRAANLSRTAPAREPDPAHFTDPAERELYAAVQALREKIKPKLATHNYRSALEELCALRPPVDIFFDAVLVMDENPVLRENRLALLRAAADLVRGIADLAKISI, from the coding sequence ATGGTGCAGGACTTTTTACTCGAAATCGGCACCGAAGAAATACCGGCCCGCTTTCTGCCCGGCACGCTGGTCGAGTTGCGGGAAAAAGCGGTTTCTCTGCTGAACGAGGCGCGTCTGCCTCACGGCCCCGTCCGCAGCTACGGCACGCCCAGGCGCCTCGTTCTTCTCGTAGAGCAAGTCGCCAGCAAACAGGAAACAGCGGTGGAAGAAATCAAGGGCCCGCCTTTAAGCGCCGCCTACGACGCTTCCGGCCAGCCGACGAAAGCCGCCCTCGGCTTCGCCCGCAGCCAGGGTGTTCCGGTGGAAAAGCTCGTGGTGCGACAGGTCGGCAAGACCGCGTACCTCTTCGCCGTCAAGGAAAAACCGGGACGCGAAGCAACAGTAGTCCTGGCGGAGCTATGCCCCCGCCTGATCAGGAGCCTCAGCTTCCAGAAACCGATGCGCTGGGGCGACAAGGAACTCCGCTTCGTGCGCCCAATCAGGTGGCTGGTGGCCCTTTACGGCGACACGGTGGTGGCGTTTTCCCTCGACGGTCTGGAGTCCGGGCGCGTCTCCCAGGGGCACCGTTTCTTAAGCGCCGGCCCGGTCTGCATAGCCAATCCTGCTGAATATTTCACGCGGATGGAAGCCGCCCGCGTGATCGTCGATTCCGCCGTGCGGCAGCGGCTGATCAGCGAGCAGATAGAGCGGCTGGCCGCAGCCGAAGGAGGCGTGGTGCCGCCCGACGCCGAACTCCTCGAAGAGGTCGTCAACCTGGTGGAGCACCCCACCGCCTTCTGCGGCACCTTCCCGGAAAAGTATCTGGAACTGCCGCGGGCAGTGCTCGTAACGGTAATGCGGGAGCACCAGCGCTTCTTCCCCGTCTGTGACCGGGACGGGCGTCTTCTCCCCCGTTTCATCGCCGTGCATAACAGCGCGCCCGAACACACGGCGACTATCAGGCGCGGCAACGAACAGGTGCTCCGAGCGCGTCTCGCCGACGCCGCTTTTTTCTACCGCGAGGACCTCGCCACCCCGCTCGCCGACCGGATCGAAGGGCTGAAAAAGGTCGTCTACCAGGAGGAGTTGGGCACCCTCTACGACAAAACGGAACGGCTCTGCGCCCTGGTTGCCCACCTTGCCGGTGCGGCCGGGCTCGGGCATGATGACCGGGCCGCCCTCTTCCGGGCCGCTTACCTTGCCAAGGCCGACCTTCTCACGAACATGGTTTACGAGTTCCCCGAGCTCCAGGGGGTTATGGGGCAGGAATATGCCCGCAAAAACGGCGAGCCCGAAGCGGTAGCGGTAGCGCTTTACGAACAGTACCTCCCGCGCTTCGCCGGTGATTCCTTGCCGCAGACCGCCGCCGGGCGTCTCCTCAGTATCGCGGACAAGCTGGATAACCTGGTAGGCTGCTTCGGCCTCGGCCTTATCCCTACCGGATCCCAGGACCCCTACGCCCTGCGGCGGCAGGCGCTCGGCATCTGCCAGATCATCATTGCGGGAAAGCTGCACCTCTCCTTCCGCGCCATGGTCGACCTCGCCTACCGGGAATACGGCGGGAAGCTCAAAAACGAACCCGCTCAAGTTTTCGCGGAACTCGCCGACTTCTTTAAACAGCGACTCCGCGGCATCTTTGGCGAGCGGGGCATCGCCCCCGAGGTTACCGAGGCGGTCCTGGCTGCCGGCATAGACGACCTCTACGCCGCCTACCTTAGAGCGGCAGCCCTGCATGAGTTCCGCCGTGACCGCCGCTTCGGCGATCTCTATACGGCCTATACGCGCGCGGCCAATCTATCCCGGACGGCGCCCGCGCGCGAGCCTGATCCCGCCCACTTCACCGATCCGGCAGAAAGAGAGCTTTACGCGGCGGTCCAGGCCCTCCGGGAAAAGATCAAACCCAAGCTCGCAACCCATAATTACCGTTCCGCTCTTGAAGAGCTCTGCGCGCTGCGGCCACCCGTAGATATCTTTTTCGATGCCGTGCTGGTGATGGATGAAAACCCCGTGCTCCGGGAGAACCGGCTCGCTTTGCTGCGCGCCGCAGCGGATCTCGTTCGGGGGATAGCCGACCTGGCAAAGATTTCTATCTAA
- a CDS encoding TIGR00282 family metallophosphoesterase: MKVLMIGDVVGRPGRRAVKEFLPALREARQIDLVIANAENLAGGNGITRETADEIFSYGVDFLTGGNHIWDKKESYSYIDEETRLVRPANYPPGAPGAGYRVFTVGNHKVGLVNLCGRAFMPDLDCPFRKAEEITAALAAATPIIIVDFHAEATSEKIALGWFLDGRVTALFGTHTHVQTADERILPGGTAYITDVGMTGPRDGVIGVRKEAIISKYLTQLPKRFEVASGPYQFNACLVTLDPATGKALSIERVQEFER, translated from the coding sequence ATGAAAGTCCTGATGATCGGCGATGTGGTCGGCCGTCCCGGGCGGCGGGCGGTAAAAGAGTTCCTGCCCGCCCTCCGCGAGGCCCGGCAAATCGACCTCGTGATCGCCAACGCCGAAAACCTGGCCGGCGGCAACGGTATCACGCGCGAGACAGCCGACGAGATTTTCAGCTACGGGGTGGATTTCCTCACGGGCGGAAACCACATCTGGGATAAAAAAGAAAGCTACAGCTACATTGACGAGGAAACGCGGCTTGTTCGTCCCGCCAACTATCCTCCCGGCGCGCCCGGCGCAGGCTACCGGGTATTTACGGTCGGCAACCATAAAGTCGGGCTGGTCAACCTTTGCGGCCGGGCCTTTATGCCCGATCTCGACTGCCCCTTCCGGAAGGCTGAGGAGATTACCGCCGCTCTGGCAGCGGCGACACCGATAATCATCGTTGATTTTCATGCCGAAGCCACGTCGGAGAAGATTGCGCTCGGCTGGTTTCTCGACGGCAGGGTGACCGCCCTTTTCGGCACCCATACCCACGTCCAGACGGCAGACGAACGCATCCTTCCCGGCGGAACCGCCTACATTACGGACGTCGGCATGACCGGGCCGCGGGACGGCGTCATCGGTGTACGCAAGGAGGCCATCATTTCTAAATACCTCACTCAGCTGCCGAAGCGCTTCGAGGTGGCAAGCGGCCCTTACCAGTTCAATGCCTGCTTGGTGACGCTCGACCCGGCTACCGGAAAGGCGCTATCCATCGAACGGGTTCAGGAATTCGAAAGATAA